Proteins encoded together in one Bradyrhizobium sp. CB82 window:
- a CDS encoding 3-hydroxyacyl-CoA dehydrogenase — MTGASEIKSKRSSSRKFAGRQLFFLEVSTNRIQAMKPDGSDRKVVVTNCQLPDGIAIDVRAGHIYWTNMGSGVAVNDGSIERVDIDGTARRVIVPCGVTFTPKQIQLDQKGGKLYWSDREGMRVMRCNLDGSEIETLIEAGRGELDRRDPTKWCIGITMDTDRRQIYWTQKGPDNAGKGRIFRADMDIPNGESPANRSDIEVLFDDLPEPIHLEFDLANRVLYWTDRGDPPRGNTVNRACVDLKTEPEILITHLMEGIGIALDVPGNQMFITDLAGSIYSANLDGKNKHNLLWSQGNFTGIAYVEI; from the coding sequence ATGACGGGCGCCAGTGAGATCAAATCGAAACGTTCGTCCAGCCGAAAGTTCGCAGGTCGTCAGCTGTTCTTTCTTGAGGTGAGTACCAACCGCATACAAGCCATGAAGCCAGATGGCTCCGATCGAAAAGTTGTCGTCACCAATTGTCAACTTCCTGACGGAATCGCCATCGATGTCCGCGCCGGCCACATCTATTGGACCAACATGGGTTCCGGTGTCGCCGTTAACGATGGCTCGATTGAGCGCGTCGATATCGATGGAACGGCTCGCAGAGTCATCGTCCCGTGCGGTGTCACTTTCACACCGAAGCAGATTCAGCTCGATCAAAAAGGCGGCAAGCTCTACTGGTCTGACCGCGAGGGAATGCGGGTCATGCGGTGCAATCTCGACGGCTCCGAGATCGAGACGCTCATCGAGGCAGGCCGCGGTGAGTTGGACCGACGCGACCCGACCAAATGGTGCATCGGCATCACCATGGACACCGATCGCCGCCAAATCTACTGGACGCAAAAAGGTCCGGACAATGCCGGCAAGGGCCGGATCTTCCGAGCGGACATGGACATCCCGAACGGCGAGAGTCCGGCAAACCGCTCCGACATAGAAGTGCTGTTCGACGACTTGCCGGAGCCGATTCACCTTGAGTTCGATTTGGCGAACCGCGTCCTCTATTGGACAGACCGCGGTGATCCGCCGCGTGGCAACACAGTCAATCGCGCGTGCGTCGATCTAAAGACGGAGCCGGAAATTCTGATCACGCATCTCATGGAGGGAATCGGCATCGCACTCGACGTTCCCGGCAACCAGATGTTCATTACCGACCTCGCCGGTTCGATCTATTCCGCAAATCTTGATGGAAAGAACAAACACAATCTCCTCTGGTCCCAGGGCAACTTCACCGGCATTGCGTATGTCGAAATCTAA
- a CDS encoding sensor histidine kinase, whose translation MSLQECIQQRIASDLHDSTCQHLIAASLGLMRLRSCLNGQASAARLCDDEIDASIDEALREIRAFAYLLHPQNLTVDGLKATIERYSRGFAARTSLHVTTRISSDIDRLSREKQHSVLRVIQEALTNVFRHAKATEVRIVVAPTGGHFQLTVSDNGRGFPADRARSGTKSAMGVGIPAMRARLQQIGGPLHVQSNAAARHSGTTLLAVFPRDFVESRRNRNATTVVRAHAGTRCRPRC comes from the coding sequence GTGTCCCTCCAGGAGTGCATCCAGCAGCGGATCGCGTCCGATCTTCACGATTCGACCTGCCAGCATTTGATCGCCGCGAGCCTTGGCCTGATGCGCCTGCGCAGTTGCCTGAACGGTCAGGCCAGTGCTGCGCGGCTGTGTGACGACGAGATCGATGCCTCGATCGACGAGGCGCTGCGGGAGATCCGAGCGTTTGCGTATCTGTTGCACCCCCAGAATCTGACCGTCGACGGGCTGAAGGCGACAATCGAACGTTATTCGCGGGGATTTGCTGCGCGGACATCGCTGCACGTCACAACCAGGATTTCGTCGGATATCGATCGCTTGTCGCGTGAAAAGCAGCACTCGGTGCTTCGGGTCATCCAGGAGGCCCTCACGAACGTCTTTCGTCACGCGAAGGCGACGGAGGTGAGAATCGTCGTCGCCCCGACCGGTGGCCATTTTCAACTGACCGTCAGCGACAATGGGCGGGGCTTTCCGGCTGACCGTGCGAGATCCGGTACGAAGTCTGCGATGGGCGTTGGGATTCCGGCCATGCGGGCCAGATTGCAGCAGATCGGAGGCCCGCTTCATGTCCAATCCAACGCGGCGGCGCGACATTCCGGCACCACATTGCTGGCGGTGTTCCCGCGCGATTTCGTCGAGAGCAGGCGTAACAGGAACGCCACAACAGTCGTGAGGGCCCACGCAGGCACCCGCTGCAGACCGAGGTGTTGA
- a CDS encoding MurR/RpiR family transcriptional regulator, with protein MQNVKAPGDYEELIHVIHNRYDDMSKSYRKIAVYLTQNPNDVAVLSVSAIADRCGIHASSSVRFAQSLGYEGFKELQALFQRRLSTAAPGFEAHIKAVEVELGARVDRSEVGFLRDVVVRDIASLQDILRDISPKSLSNAVSLLERADSVFLIGQLRSAPLVEFLRYVLTMLGKRCVLLDAGGGLATHIARTIRKKDVLLAVSFRFYANEVVNVVEDAARNDVPIIALSDSTLSPLAKSARVLFAVPEHEYTFSRSLAAPMCLVHALMVALAARLQKNNVDPRIPTVTGQ; from the coding sequence ATGCAGAACGTGAAGGCGCCGGGAGATTATGAGGAATTGATCCATGTCATCCACAACCGCTACGACGACATGAGCAAGTCCTATCGAAAGATAGCTGTTTATCTAACCCAGAACCCGAATGATGTCGCGGTCCTTTCGGTAAGCGCCATCGCCGATCGCTGCGGCATCCATGCCTCGAGCTCAGTGCGTTTCGCCCAGTCACTGGGCTATGAAGGTTTCAAGGAGCTTCAAGCGTTATTTCAGAGGCGCCTGTCAACTGCCGCCCCGGGGTTCGAAGCGCACATTAAAGCCGTGGAGGTTGAACTTGGTGCCCGTGTGGATCGCAGTGAAGTTGGTTTCCTGCGCGACGTGGTCGTCCGTGACATTGCCTCCCTTCAAGACATTCTCAGGGACATCTCCCCAAAATCTCTCTCGAACGCGGTGAGCCTCCTTGAGAGAGCCGACTCGGTATTTCTGATCGGGCAACTGCGTTCAGCGCCCCTCGTTGAATTCCTCCGCTATGTATTGACCATGCTGGGCAAACGTTGCGTGTTGCTCGACGCAGGCGGCGGACTTGCGACACACATTGCGCGTACGATCCGCAAGAAGGACGTGCTCTTGGCGGTATCGTTCCGCTTCTACGCAAACGAAGTCGTCAACGTTGTGGAAGACGCCGCGCGCAATGATGTTCCTATCATTGCGCTATCGGATAGCACACTCTCTCCGCTGGCCAAGAGCGCCCGCGTTCTATTCGCTGTTCCAGAGCATGAATACACGTTTTCGCGCTCACTCGCCGCTCCTATGTGCCTTGTCCATGCTTTGATGGTAGCGCTGGCAGCGAGACTGCAGAAAAATAACGTCGATCCGCGGATTCCAACGGTTACCGGTCAGTAG
- a CDS encoding Gfo/Idh/MocA family oxidoreductase produces MIAAAREAGVFLMTAYRLHNEPGTVAVLEHIRNDAIGRPLSFQSVFSFQAAAGNHRLKAASWGGPLQDVGVYCVNAARHVFAEEPIEAMAMAHRPNDDPRFGEVEASVAALLRFPSGGLAQFVASFGAAAVDNYRVVGTAGDLELDPGFRFETATKLRLRRDGEVRETQFPQIDHFGAQVEYFSDCIKAGTPPEANGEEGLADLRALIAIETAALTGQPQAITSHARARHPTSDMVRVTPVTDRRLVF; encoded by the coding sequence ATGATCGCCGCTGCGCGCGAAGCAGGCGTGTTTCTTATGACCGCCTACCGGCTTCACAACGAGCCCGGAACTGTCGCGGTCCTTGAACACATCCGCAACGACGCGATCGGCCGGCCGCTCTCCTTTCAATCGGTGTTCAGTTTCCAGGCGGCGGCAGGGAACCACAGACTGAAAGCCGCGAGTTGGGGCGGACCGCTCCAGGACGTCGGTGTTTATTGCGTCAATGCGGCGCGTCACGTCTTTGCTGAAGAGCCGATCGAAGCCATGGCGATGGCGCACCGACCGAACGATGACCCACGTTTTGGCGAGGTGGAAGCGTCCGTCGCAGCTTTGCTGCGTTTCCCTTCGGGCGGTTTGGCGCAATTCGTCGCCAGCTTCGGGGCGGCCGCCGTTGACAATTATCGGGTCGTCGGGACCGCGGGCGACCTCGAACTCGATCCCGGCTTCAGGTTCGAGACTGCAACAAAACTGCGTCTGCGCCGCGATGGTGAGGTCCGCGAAACGCAGTTTCCGCAAATCGACCATTTTGGCGCGCAGGTGGAATATTTCTCAGATTGCATCAAGGCTGGAACGCCGCCCGAGGCTAATGGCGAGGAGGGGTTGGCCGACTTGCGCGCACTGATCGCAATTGAAACGGCCGCCCTGACAGGACAACCGCAAGCCATTACATCGCACGCCCGTGCCCGCCATCCGACCTCCGACATGGTGCGAGTTACTCCCGTAACCGATCGGCGACTGGTTTTTTGA
- a CDS encoding CoA transferase, with product MTVGSMQRLTSTPPRRGGKVPALGEQQSVADIRKHPSLAAVRPSTCIDAGRPPLRGIRIIDFTMGWAGPLCTRTLADLGAEVIKIESTKYPDWWRGVDRRSAYVDAQMYEKSQAFCVMNRNKRGITLDLTQPQGLVLAKRLVAEADVVVDNYSVDVLPKLGLGYDVLRTLNPRLVMLSMSAFGANSLYRDCRAYGSTLEQGAGLPIVVGNPDGPPVMSHVAFGDAVGGLNGCAAVLVALINARNTGLGQFIDLAQIECMMPFAAPWITVQSIGGMPPPKYGNRHPQFVPHGCFRCSGEDSWVMLAATDEKMWQRLAILIGRPDWAIDASLQCAEGRRCIEDEIERAIEAWTLTRDADQAMSKLQAGRVAAGVARQPTDLLRDPHLGSRGFLHEVERAFVGLHPQPSMPIRDGSGPFAVRTAAPTLGEHNSEILSGLLGLSETEIAQLASAGIIGSSMASERAGKSNVSRA from the coding sequence ATGACAGTCGGGTCGATGCAGCGGCTGACATCGACGCCTCCACGCCGAGGGGGCAAGGTTCCAGCTCTTGGTGAGCAGCAATCTGTCGCGGACATCCGAAAGCATCCATCTTTGGCTGCGGTGCGGCCGTCTACGTGCATCGATGCCGGACGGCCGCCCTTGCGCGGAATTCGCATTATTGACTTCACGATGGGCTGGGCAGGCCCGTTGTGCACGCGCACCCTGGCTGATCTTGGCGCGGAAGTCATCAAGATCGAATCCACCAAGTATCCGGATTGGTGGCGCGGTGTTGACCGACGGTCCGCTTACGTCGACGCTCAGATGTACGAAAAGAGCCAAGCCTTTTGCGTCATGAACCGCAACAAGCGCGGCATCACGCTCGACCTCACGCAGCCCCAAGGCCTCGTTCTTGCGAAGCGGCTTGTGGCGGAAGCCGACGTTGTCGTCGATAATTATTCGGTTGATGTGCTGCCGAAGCTCGGACTTGGCTACGATGTGCTCCGAACGCTTAATCCTCGGCTTGTCATGCTGTCAATGTCAGCTTTTGGCGCGAATAGCCTTTATCGCGATTGTCGAGCTTACGGTTCGACCCTCGAACAGGGGGCAGGGTTGCCAATCGTGGTTGGAAATCCAGACGGGCCACCCGTGATGAGCCACGTCGCCTTTGGGGATGCCGTCGGTGGGCTGAACGGCTGCGCAGCCGTTCTGGTCGCGCTGATAAACGCCCGCAATACCGGGCTCGGACAGTTCATCGACCTTGCGCAAATCGAATGCATGATGCCGTTTGCGGCGCCGTGGATCACCGTTCAGTCGATCGGCGGTATGCCGCCCCCGAAGTATGGTAATCGACATCCGCAGTTCGTTCCGCATGGCTGCTTCCGGTGCTCGGGGGAGGACAGCTGGGTCATGCTAGCGGCGACCGACGAGAAAATGTGGCAGAGACTTGCCATCCTCATCGGACGGCCAGACTGGGCGATAGACGCGTCGCTGCAATGTGCAGAAGGTCGCCGCTGCATCGAGGACGAGATAGAGAGGGCCATTGAAGCCTGGACTCTCACCCGCGATGCCGACCAGGCGATGTCGAAGTTGCAGGCGGGAAGAGTTGCGGCCGGCGTGGCTCGGCAGCCAACTGATCTGCTCAGGGACCCACATCTCGGGTCGCGTGGATTTTTACACGAGGTGGAACGCGCGTTCGTTGGCTTGCATCCACAGCCGTCGATGCCGATCCGCGACGGGTCGGGGCCGTTTGCGGTCCGCACAGCGGCACCAACGCTCGGAGAGCATAACAGCGAGATACTATCGGGACTTCTCGGGCTCTCCGAGACCGAGATCGCCCAATTGGCGTCGGCGGGCATCATCGGCTCGTCGATGGCCTCCGAGAGGGCTGGCAAAAGCAACGTGTCGCGAGCATGA
- a CDS encoding CoA transferase — MGVLSHLRVVEIGSSAATSYCARLFADFGADVQKVEPPAGDPIRHFAPLTPMGQSAWFAFLNFNKSSTIIDPAASDAITRLETMIENCDILVDGRDIDPANCPAIDIAAIRQRRSSLIHLEASWFGREGPYAGFAATDATIRALAGLIKLVGPAEGPPLHAPDFQTGILGGLWGFIAAASSAVARMEGEAGRLWSVSVFESSLTISEYLMFEASARGEVMRRIGINRFWPVFRAAFTKPKTAGSVLRHSRRHNGTHSAICSGCRNCAIVRLWSSAKSVCNTSR; from the coding sequence ATGGGAGTACTGTCGCATTTGCGGGTCGTCGAAATTGGTAGCTCGGCGGCAACCAGCTATTGCGCGCGATTGTTTGCTGATTTCGGCGCGGATGTTCAGAAGGTCGAACCGCCGGCAGGTGATCCAATTCGCCACTTCGCGCCGCTCACGCCGATGGGCCAGAGCGCTTGGTTCGCTTTCCTGAACTTCAACAAGTCAAGCACGATCATCGACCCCGCTGCGTCGGACGCGATAACGCGGCTGGAAACGATGATCGAGAACTGCGATATTCTGGTTGACGGCAGGGACATTGATCCGGCCAATTGCCCCGCCATTGACATCGCCGCGATCCGCCAACGGCGATCCAGTTTGATCCACCTCGAAGCGAGCTGGTTCGGCCGCGAGGGCCCTTATGCGGGATTCGCCGCAACCGATGCGACCATTCGCGCGCTCGCCGGCCTTATCAAGCTCGTTGGACCGGCCGAGGGCCCGCCGTTGCACGCACCGGATTTCCAGACGGGCATCCTCGGCGGTCTGTGGGGTTTCATCGCGGCGGCTTCTTCGGCGGTTGCACGAATGGAGGGTGAGGCAGGACGGTTGTGGTCGGTCAGTGTCTTCGAATCGAGCCTCACTATCAGCGAATATCTCATGTTCGAGGCTTCGGCGCGCGGCGAAGTCATGCGGCGGATTGGCATTAATCGCTTCTGGCCGGTTTTCCGGGCGGCATTTACGAAGCCAAAAACGGCTGGCTCGGTGTTACGACATTCACGCCGGCACAATGGCACGCATTCTGCGATATGCTCGGGCTGTCGGAACTGCGCGATAGTCCGGCTCTGGTCCTCAGCGAAGAGCGTCTGCAACACTTCGAGATGA
- a CDS encoding NAD(P)/FAD-dependent oxidoreductase: MTPTTSWANGGNGANATAKFDVLIIGAGIAGLYQLYRLRELGLNVRAIDAASGVGGTWYWNRYPGARVDSEGHVYQYLFSEDLYKGWSWSERFPSQPEIECWLNYVADQLDLRKNIQFGTTVQSAHFNETTERWVVATDKGDVIDTQFLVTCCGMLSAPHVSFPGQETFKGQAFHTARWPQQTVDLNGKRVGVVGIGATGIQVIQTIAEKVGYLKVFVRTPQYILPMKNLKYTAADVEAYKSKFKALTKLLPHTFTGFEFDVEHAWAGLPPQQRRKVIEDCWNDGSVKLWIASFAELFFDEGVNAEISEFVRAKMRERLGDPELCDLLIPSDYGFGTHRVPLEQNFLEAFQRANVEVINVKTSPIERITTEGIQTADGTVHPLDVIILATGFDAGTGALTRIDIRGRDGRSLKEEWGRDIRTTMGLQVHGYPNLFTTAVPLAPAAALCNMTTCLQQQVEWITGCISYLRGKNLKFIEPSKALEDQWVAHHDELASTMLIAKTDSWYLGSNVEGKPRRVLSYTGGVGRYRQKCDEVVASGYEGFATH; this comes from the coding sequence ATGACCCCAACCACGAGCTGGGCCAATGGTGGTAATGGCGCGAATGCGACTGCGAAATTCGATGTCCTGATCATCGGAGCCGGCATCGCTGGCCTTTATCAACTGTACCGGCTACGGGAGCTCGGGCTGAACGTCAGGGCGATCGACGCGGCCTCGGGGGTCGGCGGCACCTGGTATTGGAACCGTTATCCTGGTGCGCGCGTCGATTCAGAGGGCCACGTCTATCAGTACCTTTTCTCCGAAGACCTCTACAAAGGATGGAGCTGGAGTGAAAGATTTCCGAGCCAACCCGAAATCGAATGCTGGCTCAATTACGTGGCGGACCAGCTTGATCTGCGCAAGAATATTCAGTTCGGCACGACGGTTCAGAGCGCTCATTTCAACGAAACGACGGAGCGATGGGTGGTCGCGACCGACAAGGGTGACGTGATCGATACTCAGTTTCTCGTCACCTGTTGCGGCATGCTTTCGGCGCCCCATGTGTCGTTCCCGGGGCAAGAGACGTTCAAGGGGCAGGCTTTTCATACGGCGCGATGGCCGCAGCAAACGGTCGACCTTAATGGGAAGCGTGTCGGGGTGGTCGGTATCGGAGCAACGGGGATCCAGGTGATCCAGACGATCGCGGAAAAGGTCGGCTATCTCAAGGTGTTCGTCCGTACGCCGCAATACATCCTCCCTATGAAGAATCTCAAGTACACCGCGGCGGACGTCGAGGCCTACAAGTCGAAATTCAAAGCCCTTACCAAGCTGCTGCCACACACATTCACAGGCTTCGAATTTGACGTTGAGCACGCCTGGGCTGGTCTGCCACCGCAACAGCGCCGAAAGGTGATCGAAGACTGCTGGAACGACGGTTCTGTGAAGTTGTGGATAGCGTCCTTCGCTGAATTGTTCTTCGATGAGGGGGTGAACGCGGAGATCTCCGAATTCGTGCGCGCGAAAATGCGCGAGCGGCTTGGGGATCCAGAGCTTTGCGACCTTCTGATCCCGAGCGATTACGGATTTGGCACCCATCGGGTACCGTTGGAGCAGAATTTCCTCGAGGCCTTCCAGCGAGCCAATGTGGAAGTTATCAACGTCAAGACCAGCCCAATCGAGCGTATCACGACCGAAGGCATCCAGACGGCCGATGGCACGGTTCACCCGCTCGACGTCATCATCCTAGCAACGGGGTTCGACGCAGGAACGGGCGCTTTGACCCGCATCGATATCCGCGGTCGCGATGGACGATCTCTGAAGGAGGAGTGGGGCAGAGACATCCGGACCACCATGGGGTTGCAGGTGCACGGCTATCCCAATCTCTTCACGACCGCTGTGCCGCTTGCCCCCGCGGCCGCGCTTTGCAACATGACGACCTGCTTACAGCAGCAGGTCGAGTGGATTACCGGATGTATTAGCTATCTCCGCGGCAAAAACTTGAAGTTCATCGAACCCTCTAAGGCGTTGGAAGATCAATGGGTGGCGCATCACGATGAGTTGGCCAGCACAATGCTGATCGCCAAGACTGATTCCTGGTACTTGGGATCGAACGTCGAAGGGAAACCGCGCCGAGTACTCTCTTATACCGGGGGTGTGGGCCGCTATCGGCAAAAATGCGACGAAGTCGTCGCAAGCGGCTATGAGGGCTTTGCCACGCACTAG
- a CDS encoding methyltransferase encodes MHSSALTSRAKISEAEPVCFPDIAQIIKWRDSSYAADLYIAAVSWLDLFTYLDGQPVTEEELRVHFVLRERPTRTMLRLFESWGLISRQSGRLQATPTAVRYLSGNSPDNVASYIATMKYKSSVRELYEILRQDGSDTWHVERGVTKTWDALMQTDEFADLNTRGMEERGRIFAPHLAKLLDCTNDTCVLDVGGGSGVYSAHLLMRYSSLSATILERPPVDQLARTCLTDRNLYPSRANVIAGDMFVDPLPRNASLHLYSHVLHNWGPDKVHLLLSKSFDSIDCDGRIAIYGCHPDDRGEQPSPAAEAEYSVLLTTGYEGCCYSFEDMRAMLERTGFQEIEFHKSICNRSLIVARKIA; translated from the coding sequence ATGCATTCGTCTGCACTGACGTCACGCGCCAAGATCTCTGAAGCCGAGCCTGTCTGCTTTCCCGATATTGCTCAGATCATCAAGTGGCGCGACAGCTCCTATGCGGCCGATCTCTATATCGCCGCAGTCTCATGGCTTGATCTTTTTACCTACCTGGATGGCCAGCCGGTAACGGAAGAGGAGCTGCGAGTTCATTTCGTTCTTCGCGAGCGGCCAACGCGGACCATGCTTCGACTCTTTGAATCGTGGGGCCTCATCTCCAGACAATCCGGCCGACTGCAGGCAACGCCGACAGCCGTTCGGTATCTGAGCGGCAATTCCCCGGACAACGTCGCGTCGTATATTGCAACGATGAAATATAAGTCATCTGTCCGAGAACTTTATGAGATCCTGCGACAGGATGGCTCGGATACCTGGCACGTTGAGCGCGGCGTAACCAAGACCTGGGACGCCTTGATGCAAACGGACGAGTTCGCCGATCTGAACACACGCGGGATGGAGGAACGCGGACGGATCTTTGCGCCGCACCTTGCGAAGCTGCTTGATTGTACGAATGATACTTGCGTACTCGACGTAGGCGGTGGATCGGGGGTCTATTCCGCGCATCTGTTGATGCGCTATTCCTCACTTTCGGCAACGATCCTTGAGCGTCCCCCCGTTGACCAGCTTGCAAGGACGTGCCTGACAGACCGGAATCTATACCCGAGTCGCGCCAATGTCATAGCTGGCGATATGTTCGTTGATCCTCTGCCTCGGAATGCTAGCCTCCACCTCTATTCGCACGTGCTTCACAATTGGGGACCAGACAAGGTTCATCTACTCCTGAGCAAGTCTTTTGACAGCATTGACTGCGATGGTCGGATAGCAATTTACGGCTGCCACCCTGATGATCGCGGAGAACAACCATCCCCGGCAGCCGAAGCAGAATACTCCGTGCTCCTGACCACCGGATACGAAGGCTGCTGTTACAGCTTTGAGGACATGCGGGCCATGCTCGAGAGGACCGGCTTCCAGGAGATCGAATTCCACAAATCAATCTGCAATCGCAGCCTCATCGTTGCGAGAAAGATCGCCTAA
- the aepY gene encoding phosphonopyruvate decarboxylase — protein MSIPTYVLLSKLRAAGYTFFSGVPCSIFGDLFGLVAEASGFLTVPAANEGSAVALVAGAALSGRRGVVALQNSGLGNIINPLTSLLMVNKIPILLLLSVRGHPDEPADEPQHAIMGANTKALLNQLSIECCDFDGTLSGLDHALAQGDDAFHRSAPFALLFRRGQLSVCCPDERQADAADYGVSVGQAIELIYQQLEPDTLIVSTTGYISRELFRVQDRPTNFYMQGSLGHCSAVAAGVALTSPTRTVLALDGDGSALMHMGILSTIGYAAPQNLIHVVLDNEGYVSTGGQFSTSRTTSLEAVASACGYRTATRCELSEHITTALRQCAWRSGPHFVVCKVNRLHSSQLARVTSRYSPLQNKTMFQRVIGIRGNEIATADKMGLVS, from the coding sequence ATGTCTATTCCAACCTATGTTCTCTTGTCTAAGCTTCGGGCGGCCGGGTATACTTTTTTCTCAGGAGTTCCGTGTTCCATCTTTGGTGATCTATTCGGCCTCGTCGCCGAAGCTTCGGGATTCCTGACTGTGCCGGCGGCCAACGAGGGTAGCGCAGTTGCGCTAGTTGCCGGCGCGGCGCTCTCAGGTCGACGAGGGGTCGTTGCGCTTCAAAATTCTGGGCTCGGAAATATCATCAACCCGCTGACATCTCTGTTGATGGTCAACAAAATTCCCATCCTGCTCCTGTTATCCGTTCGTGGCCACCCCGATGAACCTGCCGACGAGCCGCAACACGCGATTATGGGCGCCAACACAAAGGCCCTCCTGAATCAGCTCTCGATTGAATGCTGTGACTTTGATGGGACCCTGTCCGGCTTGGATCACGCGCTCGCACAAGGCGACGATGCATTTCATCGCTCAGCGCCGTTTGCATTGCTCTTTCGCAGGGGTCAACTATCCGTGTGCTGCCCCGACGAAAGACAGGCTGATGCCGCTGATTATGGGGTCAGTGTCGGACAAGCCATTGAGTTGATCTACCAGCAGCTCGAGCCCGATACACTTATTGTCTCTACGACCGGATACATTTCTCGTGAGCTGTTCCGTGTCCAGGATCGTCCCACTAACTTCTACATGCAGGGCTCCCTTGGACATTGCAGCGCGGTTGCGGCAGGGGTTGCGCTGACTTCGCCCACCCGTACCGTCCTGGCACTGGATGGAGACGGCAGCGCGCTGATGCACATGGGTATCCTATCGACTATCGGCTATGCCGCCCCCCAGAATCTCATTCATGTGGTGCTGGACAACGAAGGATACGTTTCGACGGGCGGTCAGTTCTCGACGTCACGAACGACATCTCTCGAGGCCGTTGCGTCCGCCTGCGGTTATCGAACGGCTACCCGCTGCGAGCTGTCCGAGCATATCACGACAGCCTTGCGACAGTGCGCCTGGCGCAGCGGCCCTCATTTCGTGGTCTGCAAGGTCAACCGCCTTCATTCCTCTCAGCTTGCCCGCGTCACAAGTCGATATTCTCCGCTTCAGAATAAGACCATGTTTCAGCGCGTCATCGGCATCCGCGGCAATGAGATAGCGACAGCCGACAAAATGGGGCTTGTATCTTAG
- the phnY gene encoding phosphonoacetaldehyde dehydrogenase → MYDNDEDYHPMLIAGVPAHSDATIDVNNPFTGMLLGRVPQSRPEHARQAFEAAARIRPRLTRRERTDILLGTASAIKRDQDRFARLITSETGLCLKDSLHETGRACDVWSFAAHTLIQSDGEVYPSDIGATPHNRRIFSMRTPLAGAISAITPFNHPLNLVSHKLAPAIATNNRVVLKPSERAPLTALALGRILHEQGLPEGMLSILTGAPAPLGDAMFTNPSAELVTFTGSVQVGHHIAERAGYRKLILELGGNDPIIVLEDADVDRAAYLAVQGATKSSGQRCTAVKRALVVESVADEFAERALHHMLKLSIGDPSDPSVDIGTVISREAAQLIARRVADAVDAGATLLLGNQPNGASYPPTLLDHVSPTSELVMEETFGPVLPIIRCPNDVDQIISIANATQFGLSAGVCSNRLDHVTKLIDGLAVGTVNVWEVPGYRTELTPFGGIKQSGLGHKEGVLEAMRSFTQLKTYSLPWSV, encoded by the coding sequence ATGTACGATAACGATGAAGACTATCATCCAATGCTCATCGCAGGTGTGCCCGCTCACTCGGACGCAACGATCGACGTGAACAATCCATTCACGGGAATGCTTCTTGGCAGAGTCCCGCAAAGCAGACCGGAGCATGCTCGACAGGCATTTGAAGCAGCCGCGCGGATTCGCCCCCGGCTCACGCGTCGCGAACGAACGGATATCCTCCTCGGGACGGCAAGCGCCATTAAGAGAGATCAAGACCGGTTTGCTCGGCTTATCACATCAGAAACAGGGCTCTGCCTGAAGGACTCTTTGCATGAAACCGGGCGTGCATGCGACGTCTGGTCATTTGCTGCCCATACGCTAATCCAGAGTGACGGCGAGGTCTATCCATCTGACATTGGCGCAACCCCGCACAATCGGCGTATCTTTTCCATGCGAACGCCGCTCGCCGGTGCGATCTCAGCTATCACCCCGTTTAATCATCCTCTTAATCTCGTTAGCCATAAGCTTGCGCCCGCGATTGCAACAAACAACCGCGTCGTCCTGAAGCCGTCTGAGCGAGCGCCGTTGACTGCGCTCGCGCTTGGCAGGATTCTGCATGAGCAAGGTCTGCCCGAGGGAATGCTTTCGATCCTGACAGGGGCTCCCGCCCCCTTGGGAGACGCCATGTTTACCAATCCAAGTGCCGAGCTCGTCACATTTACTGGCTCCGTTCAGGTCGGGCACCATATTGCGGAACGAGCCGGTTACCGGAAGCTCATCTTGGAGCTCGGTGGGAACGACCCCATCATCGTGCTTGAGGATGCCGACGTCGATCGGGCAGCTTATTTGGCGGTTCAAGGAGCGACCAAGAGCTCGGGTCAACGATGTACAGCCGTCAAGCGGGCGTTGGTGGTTGAGTCCGTTGCCGACGAATTTGCCGAGCGGGCGCTGCATCACATGCTGAAGCTTTCGATCGGCGATCCCAGCGACCCATCAGTTGACATCGGCACTGTCATCAGTCGAGAGGCTGCCCAGCTGATTGCTCGACGGGTTGCCGATGCCGTCGATGCTGGTGCTACCCTGTTGCTCGGTAACCAGCCTAACGGCGCGTCCTATCCGCCCACCCTATTGGACCACGTCTCACCGACGTCTGAACTTGTTATGGAAGAAACATTCGGGCCGGTGCTGCCAATCATCCGTTGCCCTAATGATGTTGATCAGATCATATCGATTGCGAACGCGACCCAGTTTGGACTTTCTGCTGGTGTGTGCTCCAACCGGCTTGATCATGTCACCAAGCTCATCGACGGTCTCGCCGTTGGTACCGTCAACGTGTGGGAGGTTCCTGGGTATCGCACCGAATTGACCCCATTCGGAGGAATCAAGCAGTCCGGACTCGGGCACAAAGAGGGCGTGCTGGAGGCGATGCGGAGCTTCACGCAGTTGAAGACCTACTCGCTTCCATGGTCAGTCTAG